In Halobaculum sp. MBLA0147, the genomic window ACCAGACTCGCGGCCGACGTTCGGGCTCGACGACGGCGAAACCGACGGGATCGTCCTCGCGAACGCGCTCAATGTCGATGGGTTTCTCACTGACGAGTTCGGTGGGACGAACTTCCCACTCATCCACGCCGTGCTGCAAGGGCCACGGATCATCCCAACACCACGGCTCATGGTCGACTACGCTCGAAACGGACACCTAACCCACGAAGAGGCTCAGACGCTGATCACGACGATTAGTCAATATCGGAGCTGGGAGAATAGTCCGTATGTCACACAATTGCTTCGCCATCTCGACGAGTAACTGATCTCCGAGTGGCGACGCCGAACACACAGCGCCAGCGACGATATCCGAACGCTCTCGGCCGCTCTGCATCCTGTGGCCGCACGAGACTACGTCTCCCTAGCCCTCGTTCGCTGCGCTCACAAGAACGCCGCTGCACGCCTTGGCTTGCGGTGTTCGTGGAGTCACTGGATAGCTTCGGCCTTTTTGAGTCTGCTAAGCTATCGATCTGATAGCAGGGCTACAACTGAGAACCGAGCCGGTTCCTAACGTGTGCTTTGCGCTCTAGGTTCACGTAGTGAATCGTACGACGAGTGCGCTCCTACACGCTTGGACCCGCCTACTGAGCGGACCTCCAGTTGTTGCTCCAGAAACCCACCCACCACGACCTCGGCAAGCGGTCGGAAGAACGGCTGAAGCGAACGTACGCACCGGTCCAGAAGGTGACGCACGCTCTGCCACCGTGACTCGAGTGGAACATCTCCAGCCCCGGAAGGCGTCAGTGGCCCCTCCGCCGTCAGTATCACAGGTTGACGATCCACCCGGTCACACCGATGCTCAGAGTCCCAAACTGACAGGGCTAACCAACAGTCCAGACAATGTGACGCACTGTTGGTTAGCCCTATGTGGTCTTTCACACCTCCAATATGACCAGCTGATACTACCGCATACAACATATTTCCAAGCACAACATCAATCATAAGTACCAGAGTTGTTAGCAAGGCTGTATATGTCAACGCATATCGATGCAGAGACTGAGGAAGACCTACTCACGCAACTGTTTACCGAGGTAGATGAGGACGCGATCCTTGTCGATCCATCAGCGTCGCTGCTCGCTGCACTTGGGAACGTCGAAACGGACGTGCTCCCGACCACGCTGGACGTACTGGCACGGGAGAGCGTGTTGAAGACTGTCCGCGACGACTTCCTGATCGCGTCGGACTTGGCTGATCACGTCTCGACAGATCGCCTCACTCTGCGGGTGTTCACTGGCACACCCGAGACGACGCTGCTCGCGACACCAGAGACACTGCACGCAATCATCGTTGGCGAGGGGCTTGACCCAGTAGCGCTCCCCGAGGATGATACAAGCGTGACTGCTGACGTGTGTGCGACCTCCCGTGAGCAGTTCAGCGAGGCGGAGTCGTTCAATCTCCGGACACCAGGGCGAACGCGTGCCCTTGACCGCCTTGGCGCTGATGTCGGGACCGCTGTCCGTGAGGACTTCGAGGCCATTCTCGACACACTCGAGGAGGTAACCGACGAGACGATCGACGAGGTGACACTCGCGTTGTTGGTGACTGCCCGCAACGAGGCCCAACTCTATACGATCAGTCGTTGGGGCGAGGATGTCGGACTTGCCTCGCGAGCCACGTTCTCACGGATGAAGACCGAACTTGAGAACGCTGTCCTGATCACTACCGAGAAGGTGCCGACTGACGTAGGCCGCCCGCGACTGCGACTGCTTCTCGCTGACGACGAGCTCGCCGCAGCGGACGTAGACGCGTTCGCGACGGTTGCACAAGAAAAGCTGTAGGCGACTCAGACGCGATCAGTCGGTCTCGACCTCGACACCGAGACGCTCGAAGTCGTTACCATTCTGGGTGAGGACGGACTCATTGAGGACGGCCGCCGTCGCGGCGATGATCACGGTGCCGTCGCCGATAGGTGGCCCGTCGTTCTGTCACTCGCCAGTTACCCGAGATTCAGCTGACCGGCTCCGGTGAACTTCCGTCGGTGACACCTGCATAGTCGAACGCCAGACGAAGTTCCGCGTCGCGTGCCCGGCCATACGACTCGAAATCGGATCCGGTGAGCGTCCATTCCAGCTACAGCACACGCCCGTCAGGGTCGGGCACCCACCTATACATCGCTCCCGAGAGGGTCTCTGTGAGACCGGTGTTCGGCAATTCCTGTTCGACCATCTCGCCGAACGACCGCGGTGCCTGTCTTGGCGGCGTTCCGACGATGTCTGCTTATACTGACGGCGGACGTAGTGGATCTGACAGCCACCCTCTGGCTGACATCGCACGACTCGTGTACTATTTGGTGAAATCGTACGATGCAATTCGTGATTTCCGAACGTACGTCAGCCGTGGTCGAAAGGCGCTTGAACGACTCCTTGGAATGCTGTACAGTGCGTGATCTCTGGCATAGGGCACTTCACCCGCAATGGGTCTGTTCACGATGAGAGCTGACGAGCAATTATCAATGAGCTGATATGGCCTGCACGTTTTCCCCCCCGAATCACGAGTACGTGACCGGTCAGTTCCTAACATACTGTAGTTATTAAATTTTAATTTACTAAATAGTTGAAAGCTTCTGCTGGAATCCCAGCTAGGATGTTAGAATTACAACGTCTACACCGGTTGTTCTGTCGGCTTAACCACGCCTGAATGCGTACATCTAGTCTCGTGCTGGTGGTTGGGCCAAGTTGAAGTACTTACTGTCGAAACGATGGGTATGGAGCCGATCAGGCGCCGAGAAGACACTCACAATTGTGGTTGTGTTCGGTGCCGATCGGTCGATGCGCAGTTGATCCGCCAGTCAGTCGGCGGCGACCTGTTAGTGGGTGCCGTTTTAACGAAACGACATCCGTCGGTTGTCGTCGCGGCTCTCGGATTGCTAATCGTGACTGGACTGCTTGATCCATTATGGACTCGCATCGGTCAACCGGTGCCGGTCGTAGATGTGCCTGCGAAGGCAATCTTCTTCTTTGGCGTACTATCGGTCGGGATTCGAGCGTACGCCGTGACATTGTTTACCGCGTCAGTGAGCGATCAGACGGTTTCGACTCGGGAGTCGATCCAGTATTGTGTCAGTCGCCTCCCAGCACTGTGTGCAACGCTTGTTGGCATCATTGCTGCTTCGTTTGCCGCCATCGGCGTAGCGTCTGTCGGTGCTACGGTTCTATTCGCACTTGCTCTCGGCGTCAGGGCGCTGACTGGACTCACACTGGTAGACGACAGTGTGTTCACCGGTGCATCTGCGACGCTCATGTTCGGGTCTGTGATGGCCCTTGCGGCGTTCAAGTTCTGGTTGGCTCCCGAGATCTGTGTTGGCGGCGGCTATGGCCCGGTGGCGGCACTTCGATTGAGTTGGTCGCTCACCCCGACTCACCGGCTCCGGCTGTTGATCGTCGTTGTCGGCTTTGCCGCTACAGTGTTTGGTGGAGACTTACTCGCGAACGCACTGGCTACGATCGGATCTAAAAACGTGCTTGTCGTGCCGAGCGTGATCGGGGCCATCATGCAAGTGTTATTATATATCGTCTGGTTCGCTGTTGGGACACAGATTTACCTCCGGAGTGT contains:
- a CDS encoding DUF5821 family protein, which gives rise to MSTHIDAETEEDLLTQLFTEVDEDAILVDPSASLLAALGNVETDVLPTTLDVLARESVLKTVRDDFLIASDLADHVSTDRLTLRVFTGTPETTLLATPETLHAIIVGEGLDPVALPEDDTSVTADVCATSREQFSEAESFNLRTPGRTRALDRLGADVGTAVREDFEAILDTLEEVTDETIDEVTLALLVTARNEAQLYTISRWGEDVGLASRATFSRMKTELENAVLITTEKVPTDVGRPRLRLLLADDELAAADVDAFATVAQEKL